One Gossypium hirsutum isolate 1008001.06 chromosome A11, Gossypium_hirsutum_v2.1, whole genome shotgun sequence genomic window carries:
- the LOC107922999 gene encoding uncharacterized protein, translated as MAEKQTPESIPRRITAPFPNLSSMCDPNFVEHAWENDQNLIRGLSSMMPKKNFPGSGYFSQSSKARIQHEGETPTVNTSKHWVADSTSTYGDPLSSIAKTNRLNHHHHENYITSLQTGYRELLFEDGFNVALEADQKCYDQQLLDSNIVPTNKYKNFKQSNVLDVPELVHEIPQQTMNNDSQLPQPQPETCIPFMRSKDKYSRIDEQSERANCSIFLNSPALPKSSQIPCCGVTIPRSTPGLAVEEDDDLEANARSVPFAKEAKSMRLILPDYEPEKEWVVPDEQSEAVGFNDNMRLPSSRVGGTSSGLAPNTIMKGKVVEQKVASSSVCSRGASNCPVNTFERRYEDTDLSDNDELEEAHETTKATPSKGSKRKRKSELHKLCERRRRDKINEKMRALQELIPNCNKVDKASMLDEAIDYLKTLQLQVQMMSMGTAGVYMPPMMLPASSMQHINARQLGGYSPMAMGMGMGMQMGLGCTTATQFPSITSLMPGIMQARFNMLGLPRQVLLMSPSPFASLAATFPPQSVRTSSVSQALAAVPLSTSKDSNPTLQLKKKKCLMKS; from the exons ATGGCAGAAAAACAGACCCCTGAATCAATCCCTCGCAGGATCACAGCCCCCTTCCCTAATTTATCAtccat GTGTGATCCAAATTTCGTGGAGCACGCATGGGAAAATGATCAAAATCTGATTCGAGGTTTGTCGTCGATGATGCCTAAAAAGAATTTCCCAGGCTCTGGCTATTTTTCTCAATCTTCTAAGGCTCGAATTCAACATGAAGGAGAAACCCCTACGGTGAATACATCAAAGCACTGGGTTGCAGATTCCACTAGTACGTATGGCGATCCATTATCCAGTATCGCTAAAACGAATCGCcttaatcatcatcatcatgagAATTACATAACTTCTCTGCAAACTGGGTACCGGGAACTACTATTCGAGGATGGTTTCAATGTTGCCTTGGAAGCAGACCAAAAATGCTACGATCAGCAACTCCTAGATTCCAATATTGTTCCTACAAACAAATACAAGAATTTTAAACAAAGCAACGTGCTGGACGTGCCCGAGCTCGTACACGAGATTCCTCAACAAACTATGAATAACGATAGCCAACTACCACAGCCACAACCCGAAACTTGTATTCCATTTATGAGATCAAAGGACAAATATTCAAGGATCGATGAGCAAAGTGAGAGGGCGAACTGTTCCATCTTCTTAAACTCTCCAGCTCTTCCTAAATCTAGCCAGATTCCATGCTGTGGTGTAACAATACCAAGGAGCACTCCAGGTTTAgctgttgaagaagatgatgatttagAAGCCAACGCCAGATCTGTTCCTTTCGCAAAAGAAGCAAAATCCATGAGGCTAATATTACCAGATTATGAGCCTGAAAAGGAGTGGGTTGTTCCTGATGAGCAGTCCGAAGCCGTTGGCTTTAACGATAATATGAGGCTTCCGTCTTCTAGGGTTGGTGGTACATCTTCAGGCTTGGCACCAAATACAATCATGAAAGGAAAAGTTGTCGAGCAAAAGGTTGCATCGTCTTCAGTGTGCTCGCGTGGGGCTTCAAATTGTCCAGTTAACACTTTTGAAAGGAGATATGAAGATACTGATCTCAGTGAT AATGATGAATTGGAAGAAGCTCATGAGACGACAAAAGCAACGCCAAGCAAAGGCTCtaagagaaagagaaaatctGAACTTCACAAGCTATGTGAAAGG AGGCGAAGGGATAAAATCAATGAAAAGATGCGTGCATTGCAAGAGCTCATTCCCAATTGTAATAAG GTGGATAAAGCTTCAATGCTTGATGAAGCAATTGATTACTTGAAAACGCTTCAGCTCCAAGTCCAG ATGATGTCAATGGGAACTGCTGGCGTTTATATGCCTCCAATGATGTTACCAGCTTCGTCAATGCAACATATAAATGCACGACAATTGGGTGGTTACTCTCCCATGGCCATGGGAATGGGAATGGGAATGCAAATGGGTCTAGGCTGCACAACAGCAACACAATTTCCATCCATAACTTCACTAATGCCTGGGATCATGCAAGCTAGATTTAACATGCTTGGCCTCCCTCGCCAAGTTTTATTAATGTCGCCTTCACCTTTCGCATCCTTGGCTGCAACATTTCCCCCACAATCGGTCCGAACCTCTTCCGTTTCTCAAGCTCTTGCCGCTGTTCCTCTGTCTACATCAAAGGATTCAAACCCAACACTtcaactaaaaaaaaagaaatgctTAATGAAGAGTTAG